A window from uncultured Desulfobacter sp. encodes these proteins:
- a CDS encoding ABC transporter substrate-binding protein — translation MRHKPTFYFTALLILVLSWVSPSWADQNLSFTITDFEGRQVEIPTRINRVVTISDGMIAGVMTSLGQAEKIVGIGSPCLPKIWEYDIPSATGATHEYREGLNPVFFLNPFLADLPLVSRFGSGINFEAIAKLTPDLIIVRTGSCSLSASKDILAKNIRLLSSLGAPLVVLHGPNTFDRPDISSLGREIILLGQVFQKQARAKEVADFLLSSVNDIKARTADIPPDRQKRVLMLGLSPTARENGGAGHVKGEKTIQTYLLNEFAHARNAFSGTGAWNILNAEQLIALDPDLIVLVTAWGYHPPEELYDAPYYKNLRHMRAVKNKAVTALPWTPCNCEKRLEYPIDVMVMARAAYPERFTDIDFCGWLHQFYMTVYGVSRDTATQLVSCQWMDWACKGENK, via the coding sequence ATGAGACATAAACCTACTTTTTATTTTACCGCGCTTTTAATCTTAGTCCTGTCATGGGTCAGCCCGTCATGGGCGGACCAAAACCTCTCATTTACCATCACCGATTTTGAAGGCCGACAGGTGGAGATTCCAACACGAATCAACCGGGTGGTCACCATCAGCGACGGTATGATTGCAGGGGTCATGACAAGCCTCGGCCAGGCAGAAAAAATCGTGGGCATCGGGTCCCCCTGCCTGCCCAAAATCTGGGAATACGATATTCCCTCCGCCACCGGTGCGACCCATGAATACAGGGAAGGCTTGAACCCGGTGTTCTTTCTCAATCCATTTTTAGCGGATCTGCCCCTGGTCAGCCGGTTTGGTTCGGGCATCAATTTTGAGGCCATTGCCAAGCTGACCCCGGACCTGATCATCGTCCGCACAGGGTCCTGTTCTTTATCCGCCTCAAAGGATATTCTTGCCAAAAACATCCGGCTTTTATCTTCCCTGGGCGCACCGTTGGTGGTGCTCCATGGCCCCAACACCTTTGACCGGCCGGACATCAGCAGTTTAGGCCGGGAAATCATACTTTTGGGCCAGGTGTTTCAAAAACAGGCCCGGGCAAAGGAAGTGGCGGACTTTCTTTTATCATCGGTCAACGATATCAAAGCCCGGACAGCAGACATCCCGCCTGACCGGCAAAAACGGGTGCTGATGCTCGGGCTCTCTCCCACGGCCCGGGAAAACGGCGGAGCCGGACACGTCAAGGGAGAAAAAACAATCCAGACCTATCTGCTCAACGAATTTGCCCATGCCCGAAACGCGTTTTCCGGCACGGGGGCCTGGAATATTCTCAATGCCGAACAGCTTATTGCCCTGGACCCGGATCTCATTGTATTGGTCACGGCCTGGGGATACCATCCGCCCGAAGAACTGTATGACGCCCCATACTACAAAAACCTGCGCCACATGCGGGCCGTAAAAAATAAAGCCGTAACCGCCCTGCCCTGGACCCCATGTAACTGCGAAAAACGTCTGGAATATCCCATCGACGTCATGGTCATGGCCCGGGCCGCATATCCCGAGCGTTTCACGGACATCGATTTTTGCGGCTGGCTTCACCAATTTTACATGACGGTTTACGGGGTGAGCCGGGATACGGCCACCCAACTTGTGTCCTGTCAGTGGATGGACTGGGCCTGTAAAGGAGAGAATAAATGA
- a CDS encoding ABC transporter ATP-binding protein yields the protein MLKVNHLTFSYGRHRVLEDISFHVKKGELCALFGPNGTGKTTLFKCCLKFLAPESGTVQINGMDIRRLKSRQMARSVAYVPQAHQCAFPFTVGQVVLMGRTPHLNRFFTPGAKDRKLADHAMQTLGIHRLADTAFNRLSGGQQQMVLIARAITQQTELIFLDEPAAALDFKNQIHLWQTLQNIAEQGTAILACTHDPNHVSWFCRSTVVLDRSGLVAKGPTGQVMTQEMMDRIYKETCQVKDVNGLKIMVPGTVDTQATNVVEFPGNPKGIHHK from the coding sequence ATGCTCAAGGTCAACCATCTTACATTTTCATACGGCAGACACCGTGTGCTCGAAGATATCAGCTTCCACGTCAAAAAAGGGGAATTATGCGCCCTGTTCGGCCCCAATGGTACGGGCAAAACCACCTTGTTCAAGTGCTGCCTGAAATTTCTGGCCCCGGAGAGCGGAACCGTCCAAATCAACGGCATGGATATCCGCAGACTCAAATCCAGACAGATGGCCAGATCCGTGGCCTACGTGCCCCAGGCCCACCAATGTGCCTTTCCCTTTACGGTCGGCCAGGTGGTTCTCATGGGGCGGACCCCGCATTTGAACCGATTTTTCACCCCAGGGGCCAAGGACCGAAAACTGGCAGACCACGCCATGCAGACCCTGGGCATCCACCGCCTGGCAGACACAGCCTTTAACCGGCTTTCCGGCGGCCAGCAGCAGATGGTGCTCATTGCCAGGGCCATTACCCAGCAGACGGAGCTGATTTTTCTGGATGAACCGGCTGCGGCCCTGGATTTTAAAAACCAGATTCACCTGTGGCAGACGCTGCAAAATATCGCGGAACAGGGAACCGCCATTCTGGCCTGCACCCACGACCCCAACCATGTCTCCTGGTTCTGCCGCTCCACGGTGGTCCTGGACAGATCGGGACTTGTTGCCAAGGGGCCGACCGGCCAGGTCATGACCCAGGAAATGATGGACCGCATCTATAAAGAGACCTGTCAGGTCAAAGACGTAAACGGACTTAAAATCATGGTTCCCGGCACAGTGGACACCCAGGCAACCAATGTTGTTGAATTCCCCGGCAACCCAAAAGGAATACACCACAAATGA
- a CDS encoding class I SAM-dependent methyltransferase encodes MNSLYEQRKAFFNQRAADWLDNHYKNPETNRHDLYADRLRAIVAFLALGPDSRVLDTGCGAGVLVPYLLEQLSAKGRLIEMDFSDQMIKANQERHTDERIRFICCDAAQMELDDKSLDAVICFAAFPHFSDKEQALKRMSNALKPKGRLVIAHLMSSSQLAAHHHSHTPVSKDRLPEKETLFQWINGSGFDIETFKDEPGLYLVAAVKS; translated from the coding sequence ATGAATTCATTGTATGAACAGCGAAAAGCATTTTTTAACCAGCGGGCCGCCGACTGGCTGGACAATCACTACAAAAATCCGGAAACGAACCGGCATGACCTCTATGCAGACCGGCTCCGGGCCATCGTCGCCTTTCTGGCCCTTGGCCCGGACAGCCGGGTTCTGGATACAGGGTGCGGAGCCGGGGTCCTGGTGCCCTATCTTCTTGAGCAGCTCTCTGCCAAGGGCCGGTTGATCGAGATGGATTTTTCAGACCAAATGATCAAAGCCAACCAAGAACGTCATACAGACGAACGTATCCGATTTATCTGCTGTGATGCCGCGCAAATGGAACTTGATGACAAAAGCCTTGATGCCGTGATCTGCTTTGCCGCATTTCCCCACTTCAGCGATAAGGAACAGGCGCTCAAACGGATGTCAAACGCACTGAAACCCAAAGGGCGGCTCGTAATCGCCCACCTGATGTCTTCCTCCCAACTGGCGGCGCACCATCATTCCCACACACCGGTCAGCAAGGACCGGCTGCCCGAAAAAGAGACCCTGTTCCAATGGATCAACGGCAGCGGTTTTGACATTGAAACCTTTAAGGATGAGCCGGGTCTCTACCTTGTGGCAGCCGTTAAATCCTGA
- a CDS encoding TonB-dependent receptor plug domain-containing protein, whose amino-acid sequence MILRYPACVLICFLLFFPAVPCMADETDDDITVLEDVTITEHPIIQGNQTDIYGSSKTVITQDQIDGLNAQDLETALKMTPGVSISRYNPVGSFGGGDGGGVFIRGMGSSRPGAAIKTLVDWTPMFMSVWNHPLLDLMSIDSSQAIEIYKSPQPQYFGNAVGVINIAPKRITEPGFFTAVEAAVGSHGTHVAKTEHGGNINGWDYYLGGGLQESSGHRDHADGELKNIYGRIGRQLSDHWDLSIFAMANDNWANDPGVEGADPSEREGRYETRGWMGTATLSHEYENAKGEIKLYRSAGEGDWLDQPTDTDGITEDMFNDFLFYGARAKETLTWGNGMSLLAGADWEYTEGDYNQAYSDGTSNVWNGENFDILSPYAAFSWQIGLGRGITITPSVGARFYSHSQYADEWAPHAGLVASLGRFEAHMGYSRGVVYPGLEVVAMSEDVLPALGDSWKELDPEIVDHYEIGFSVSPTRQTLLDLILFYEDGSDRYVIVPFANGVMPHYDNVEEFKIKGIEATATWQPHADFSIFTGVTLLDTDPADLPYAPDISICTGLTLRFLERFKLNLNASYMSSMHVSAQVRKKDDENTTTVDGFFLVDAKLTYALDLKGADYTIKLFLAGENLTDQHYEYQEGYPMPGISCMAGIRFEM is encoded by the coding sequence ATGATTCTTCGTTACCCCGCCTGTGTTTTGATTTGTTTTTTGTTGTTCTTTCCGGCCGTACCTTGCATGGCCGATGAAACCGATGACGACATCACCGTCCTTGAAGATGTCACTATCACGGAGCATCCCATCATTCAGGGCAACCAAACCGACATTTACGGCAGTTCCAAAACCGTGATCACCCAGGATCAGATTGATGGTCTCAATGCCCAGGATCTTGAAACCGCCCTGAAAATGACGCCCGGCGTCAGCATCTCCAGATACAATCCCGTCGGCTCATTCGGCGGGGGTGACGGCGGCGGGGTATTCATCCGGGGCATGGGGTCCAGCCGTCCGGGCGCCGCAATTAAAACTCTGGTGGACTGGACCCCCATGTTCATGAGCGTATGGAACCATCCCTTGCTGGACCTGATGTCCATTGATTCCTCCCAGGCCATTGAAATTTATAAAAGCCCCCAGCCCCAGTATTTCGGTAATGCCGTGGGCGTGATCAACATTGCGCCCAAACGTATCACGGAACCGGGATTTTTCACCGCAGTTGAAGCGGCGGTGGGCAGCCACGGCACCCACGTTGCCAAGACCGAGCACGGGGGCAATATCAATGGGTGGGATTACTATCTTGGCGGGGGGCTGCAGGAATCCAGCGGCCATCGGGACCATGCCGATGGCGAATTGAAAAACATCTATGGCCGTATAGGCCGGCAATTATCCGACCACTGGGATTTAAGCATTTTCGCCATGGCCAATGACAACTGGGCTAATGATCCGGGGGTTGAGGGGGCTGATCCGTCCGAGCGTGAGGGCCGCTATGAAACCCGGGGCTGGATGGGAACCGCCACCCTGTCCCATGAATATGAAAACGCCAAAGGCGAAATAAAATTGTACCGCAGTGCCGGGGAAGGCGACTGGCTGGACCAGCCCACGGACACCGACGGTATCACCGAAGATATGTTCAATGATTTTCTTTTCTACGGGGCACGGGCCAAAGAGACCCTGACATGGGGTAACGGCATGTCGCTTCTGGCCGGTGCAGACTGGGAATACACCGAAGGAGATTATAACCAGGCGTACAGTGACGGCACTTCAAATGTCTGGAATGGGGAAAACTTTGACATCCTCTCACCCTATGCCGCCTTCAGCTGGCAGATCGGGTTGGGCAGGGGGATCACCATCACCCCGTCCGTTGGTGCCAGGTTCTATTCCCACAGCCAGTACGCAGATGAATGGGCGCCCCATGCCGGTTTAGTCGCATCCCTGGGACGGTTTGAAGCCCACATGGGGTATTCCCGGGGCGTGGTGTATCCCGGGCTCGAAGTGGTGGCCATGAGTGAGGATGTTCTGCCTGCGCTTGGAGATTCGTGGAAGGAGCTGGATCCTGAAATTGTCGACCACTATGAAATCGGATTTTCCGTCTCCCCTACCCGCCAGACCTTGCTGGACCTGATCCTGTTTTACGAAGACGGCAGTGACCGCTACGTGATTGTTCCATTTGCCAACGGCGTTATGCCCCATTACGACAATGTGGAAGAATTCAAGATCAAAGGGATTGAGGCAACAGCCACCTGGCAGCCGCATGCCGATTTTTCCATATTTACCGGTGTGACCCTTCTTGACACGGACCCGGCAGATCTGCCCTATGCACCGGATATCTCCATTTGCACCGGTTTAACCCTGCGGTTTCTTGAACGGTTCAAGCTCAACCTCAACGCCTCCTACATGTCATCCATGCATGTCAGTGCCCAGGTGCGAAAAAAAGATGATGAAAACACCACTACAGTGGATGGTTTTTTCCTTGTGGACGCTAAACTCACCTATGCCCTGGACCTGAAAGGTGCTGACTATACCATCAAACTGTTCCTGGCCGGTGAAAACCTGACCGACCAGCATTACGAGTACCAGGAGGGTTATCCCATGCCGGGTATCAGCTGCATGGCAGGCATCCGGTTTGAAATGTAA